One segment of Erigeron canadensis isolate Cc75 chromosome 2, C_canadensis_v1, whole genome shotgun sequence DNA contains the following:
- the LOC122587755 gene encoding uncharacterized protein LOC122587755, with product MDLLNAGEHRFLQLNELDELRLGAYDNSMLYKERTKVWRDKRLCRKEFKVGNKVLLFLSKFKIKQPKLTSRWIGPYVIKHVYLSGYVELLKKDGGSFIVNGHRLKLYHEEEAMEGVTFEELSFDLEE from the coding sequence atGGATTTGTTAAACGCAGGTGAACATAGGTTTTTGCAATTGAATGAGCTTGATGAGCTTAGATTAGGTGCCTATGATAACTCCATGTTGTacaaagaaagaacaaaagtgTGGCGTGATAAAAGACTTTGTAGGAAAGAATTTAAAGTTGGTAATAAAGTCTTAttgtttttgtcaaagtttAAGATTAAGCAACCTAAATTGACTTCCCGTTGGATAGGACCTTATgtaattaagcatgtttaccTATCCGGATACGTTGAGTTGCTTAAAAAGGATGGAGGGTCGTTTATTGTTAATGGTCATAGGTTGAAACTTTATCATGAGGAAGAAGCCATGGAGGGAGTTACTTTTGAGGAACTCTCGTTTGATCTAGAAGAATAA